CTGGAGGACAACCCGCTGATCGAGGGCAGCGGTCGTGACCTGGGGATGAACACTGCCCTGTATGTGACCGGGGTGATTCACTCCGACCTGGTGGACGCGGAGGCGAGCGCCTGGCAGTGGTGGCTCGCCGTGAGCCCCTACGACTACAAGGACGGCCTGATCTACATCGACCGCGATACGCTGGACGGCGCTGTCTACGAGTCGAAGCTGTTGTGGGCGTTGGGACATTACTCCCGCTTCGTCCGTCCGGGCATGCGGCGCATCGAGGTCACCGCCCGGGACACCGTGCTCGTAAACGGCACCGACGCTGAGCTGCTCACCTCCGCTTATCGGGATCCCGTCACCGGCCGGATGGTCGCCGTCCTCGTCAACCGAGGCGAGGAGGCTCGGCGGGTGAGGCTGATCGGGATGCGGGGGGGAGCGGTCTACCGCACTACGGAGGATCCGGATGTGAACCTGCGGCGCGACGGGAGCCTATCCGCGGAGGGGGAGCTGCTGGTACCGGGGAGGAGTCTGGTGACGGTGGCGGGGGAGGGAGTGACAGGGTGACAAGGTGACAAGGTGACAAGGTGACAAGGTGAACGGCACGCAGGGCATCCATCCGAGCCACACGCCATCCACGATTGCGTTGACCAGCACGGCAGCATCCGATTCCGCGCCGCCGTTCACCTTGTCACCTTGTCACTGTTCACCCACCGTGCCCTCAATACCCCGGGTTCTGCGAGATATTTGAATTCAGATCCACCTCCTTCTGCGGAATGGGCCAGAGCATGTCGCGCGCGGGATCGAACGAGCGGAAATCGGCCGGGATGGTCTGCAGGTTTCCGTTCTCGTCGATGTAGTCGATCCCGTAGTGCTGACCCGCCATCACCTGCTGGGCGATGCCCCAGCGCCGGATGTCGAACAGGCGTAGCCCTTCGAAGGCCAGCTCGATACGCCGCTCGTGCCGCACGATCTCACGCAGCTCATCCTGCGTGTGCGGCGGCGTGATCTCCGGCATGTCCGCCCGGGAACGCACCGCGTTGATGGCGTCGTAGACCGTCTGATCGATCTGGTTCAGCTCGATCTTGGCTTCGGCGTACATCAACAGGACGTCCGCATAGCGCATCAGGATGAAGTCCACGCCGCTGTTGCCGCGATCGTTCTTATCCTCCGGGTTTACGTACTTGATGAACTGGTACCCGGTGGCGGTGGCGTTGAAGTCGCTGCGCACCTGGTCGGGCGTGGTGCTGCTCGGCAGCGAGTTGTACACGACCCCGTCGAAGAGTGCGCCGGGATACAGCAGGGTCGAGTACATCCGCGGATCACGGTTCTCGTACGGGTTGTCCGGGTCGAAGAGCGGAGACTCGTCGATGGGCAGCCCGTCGATCATGTGGTAGTCGTCCACCAGCGAGCGGAGCGGGGTGAAGGTGCTCCCTCCCTGGAAGGAGCGCGGGCCGTAGTCCGCGAACGCCCCTTGCGGACGGATGGTCTGGGCACGGCGGTCGGCGAAGATGATCTCCCGACTCTCGTCGCCGGCGTAGCGGGTGAGATTATGGTAATCAGGCTCCAGGATGTACTCCCCGCTGGCCATGACCTCCTGCGCCGCGGCCACCACGGTGTTCCAGTCGTTCGCCCAGAGGGCCGCACGGGCCTTGTAGCCGAGTGCCGCACCACGGGTGGCGCGCCCGTACTGCTCCGGAGGGTACTCCGACCTCTCGGGGAGCACTGCTGCGGCCGCGTCCAGGTCGGCGTAGATCTGCTCCTGGATCTGGGCTCGCGGCGTGCGCGTCACGCTGGATGCGGCCGCGATGTCGTCCAGCGGCTCCAGCACCAGCGGTACGTCGCCGAAGAGGTTGATGAGGTACATGTAGTGGAAGGCGCGATGGAAGCGCGTCTCGGCGATGAGCCGCTCCTTGAGCCCCGCATCGATCGCCTCGATCTCGTCGATGTGCGCGAGGATCTCGTTGGCCCGGCGAATCGAGCGGTAGGAGTCCGCCCAGAAATCACCGAAGTTGCCGTTGAGCGGCGTGGCCGCGCCCTGCCCGATGGAGTACCAGTTGTCGAACGATTTCTGCGCCCAGGCGTTGTCGGTCAACGCGTCGAGCTGATACGCGATGCGGTTCGTCCGGTTGGTGCCTCCCGCCTGGTAGAGCTGGTAGAGGGCGTTCACCGCCAGCTCCGCATCCTTCTGCTGCGTCCAGAAGATCGCGTCGGATACCTCGTCGGGTGGCCGCGTCTCCAGGAAGCTGTCGTCGCACGCTGCCACCACGATGGCCCCTCCCAGTAGGAGGGCGAGTGCTCTATGTCGTTTCATGAGTATTCGCAATCACCAAGTCGTTGGATAACCCTGTCGCAGGCGCCACGCGCCCGCGAGCGCCGCCTCAGAATCCGATGCTCGTGCCGAACGAGATCGTGCGCGTCTGCGGATACACGGTTCCGCGGCCGCTCGGGAACTCCGGATCGAGCAGCAGGTCCTGGTCGGTGAACGTCAGGAGATTCTGACCGGAGATGTAGATCCTCATCCGGTCGATCCTCAGCCGCTCCGTGACCGACAGCGGCAGGGTGTAGCCGATCTGGGCGTTGCGCAGCTTGATGTACGAAGCGTCCTGCACCCAGAAGGAGTTCCGGTCACCGAAGTTGTGGTGCACCTGGAGCGCCGGCTTGGGCATGCGTGCATGCGGATCGGGGTTGTCCGGCGTCCAGCGGTCGAGCCACGCCTCGGTGGTGAAATTCTCCCACACGGGCCCCTCTACCAGCGCGCCCTCGAGGTACGCGTCCACCTTCAGCACGCCCTGAAAGAACGCGCTCACGTCGAAGCCTTTCCAGCTGGCGGCGAGGTTCGAGCCGACGGTGTAGCGAGGCAGATCGTTGCCGACCACCGTGCGATCGTCGGCGTTGATGATGCCGTCGTTGTTCTGATCGACGAACTTGATGTCGCCCGGCCCGGTGAGCGGGTTCTGCTGGGCGTGAGCATCCACCTCGGCCTGGTCCACGAAGAGACCATCCGCCTCGTACGCCCACATCGTCCCCAGCGGCAGGCCTTCCTGGATGATGAAGACGCCGTTGATGTAGGGTCCAGTGCCCTTGAGATCGAGGACCTTGTTCTTGTTGTCCGAGAGATTGAACCCCAGCGAGTAGCTACCGTCTCGGAAGGTGTCCTGCCAGTTGAGGGCCGCCTCCCAGCCGCGGTTCTCGATGGAGCCGGCGTTCTGGGTGGGCTCACCCAGGCCCATGATGTCCGGGATGGGGAGCTCGATGAGGTTGCCAGTCGTCACCTTCCGATAGATGTCTCCGATGAAGCTGAGGCGGCCATCGAACAGGGAGATGTCGATGCCGAAGTCCGTCATCTCCGTGGTCTCCCAGGAGATGTCGCGGTTGGCGAGATCTTCCTTGGCGGCGCCCGGAGTAAGGGTGCTGCCGAAGAGGTAATCCCGGCCGAATTCGATGCTACCGAAGTAGCGATAGAGGCCGATGTTCTGGTTCCCCATCTCACCCCAGGAGGCGCGCAGCTTCAGCTCGTTCACCCAGGGAACGTTGAAGAAGTGCTCCTGTGAGATGCGCCATGCGCCGGAGACGGAGGGGAAGAAGCCGAAGCGATTCCCCTCGGCGAAGCGGCTCGAACCGTCGTAGCGGGCACTCAGCTCGAGCAGGTAGCGGTCGTCGAAGCCATAAGACAGGCGTCCGAAACCCGAGCGGAGCCGCCAGGCCTCGGAGGTGCCCCAGTTGCCGTCGCGGCTCGCATCGCCGGCGTTGATCTCCTGCAGCTCGTTGCTGTAGAAGACGTCGCGGTCGGCGCGGATCTCGTCCCAGTCGAACTGTGTCTGGTCGTATCCGAGGGTGGCCGAGACGCTGTGGCGGTCGAAGGTGCGATCGAGGTCGAGTTGTCCCCGGAGGTAGTACTCACGGGTGGTCGACTTGCGGCGGTCGAGCCGGTTGGTGTCGATCGACCTGCGCACGATCGAGGGGTCGAAGAAGTCACGGAACTCCGCCTGGTTGCGCCAGTAGGCGTAGTCCCAGTTGTCCACGTCCGCCGAAGCCTGGGTGCGCACCGCCAGCCAGTCGAAGAGCTGGTAGTCCGCCTTGGTGTTCAGCGTCCCGTGATAGGTGGTGCGGTCGACCGTACCCCACGCCTCGGCGTAGGCCAGCGGGTTGTGGTTGTTGCGGCTCCAGCCATAGGTGCCGTCCGGGTACTTCGCCATCACCGTGGGAGGCGTGTCGTGGAAGGCCCGGAAGTACACCTCTCCCTGGTTGCTCGACTCCTCGTACCAGTTGCGCCGCAGGGCGAGGTCGGCGCCGGCGGTGAGCCGGCTGGTCAAGTTGAAGTCGGTGTTCAGCCGCAGCCCGTACCGATTGGCCGCGGTGTTCGGCAGCATCCCATCCTGGTCGAAGTAGTTCAGGGAGAGATTGAAGCGCGCGAGATCGTTGCCGCCGACCACGCCCAGGGTGTGGTCCATGATCGGGGCAGGGTCGTAGAGCACGTCGATCCAGTCGGTCCACGGATACTGCAGCGGGTCGACGCTCGGATCGCCGCGCAGCGCCTTCTCGGTATTGGAGATGTACTCCTCGCTGTAGAAGTTGGGCGGCTGCCCGGCATTGACGCGCGCCTCGTTGATGAGCGTGAGGTAGTCCCGCGGGCCGACCGCCTTCGGCATCGTGCCCACGCCCTGGATGCCGTAGTAGCCGTCATAGGTGACCTGAAGCCGCCCGGTGGCGGTGCCGCGCTTGGTGGTGATCAGGATCACCCCATTCGCGGCTCGCGAGCCGTAGATGGCGGCGGACGAAGCGTCCTTCAGCACCGAGATGCTGGCGATGTCGAGGGGGTTGATCTGGTTGATGTCGCCCTCGATGCCGTCGATCAGGACGAGCGGGGTGGTGCTGTTCTGGATC
This DNA window, taken from Longimicrobiaceae bacterium, encodes the following:
- a CDS encoding RagB/SusD family nutrient uptake outer membrane protein is translated as MKRHRALALLLGGAIVVAACDDSFLETRPPDEVSDAIFWTQQKDAELAVNALYQLYQAGGTNRTNRIAYQLDALTDNAWAQKSFDNWYSIGQGAATPLNGNFGDFWADSYRSIRRANEILAHIDEIEAIDAGLKERLIAETRFHRAFHYMYLINLFGDVPLVLEPLDDIAAASSVTRTPRAQIQEQIYADLDAAAAVLPERSEYPPEQYGRATRGAALGYKARAALWANDWNTVVAAAQEVMASGEYILEPDYHNLTRYAGDESREIIFADRRAQTIRPQGAFADYGPRSFQGGSTFTPLRSLVDDYHMIDGLPIDESPLFDPDNPYENRDPRMYSTLLYPGALFDGVVYNSLPSSTTPDQVRSDFNATATGYQFIKYVNPEDKNDRGNSGVDFILMRYADVLLMYAEAKIELNQIDQTVYDAINAVRSRADMPEITPPHTQDELREIVRHERRIELAFEGLRLFDIRRWGIAQQVMAGQHYGIDYIDENGNLQTIPADFRSFDPARDMLWPIPQKEVDLNSNISQNPGY
- a CDS encoding TonB-dependent receptor, translated to MSPLQSVRGRLLALTATALIAVPSATAAQVTGQVFGTVTDENGQPLAGASISVVGTAAGALSGQDGRYTISGVQPGQRTIRAVLIGYTEQEATVTIAAGQAVEQNFQLTSSAVELEGVVAVGYGTQRRADITGAVASVSTEQLESRPIARITEALAGTTPGLTVIQRSSQPGAQSIQFNIRGRGSIQNSTTPLVLIDGIEGDINQINPLDIASISVLKDASSAAIYGSRAANGVILITTKRGTATGRLQVTYDGYYGIQGVGTMPKAVGPRDYLTLINEARVNAGQPPNFYSEEYISNTEKALRGDPSVDPLQYPWTDWIDVLYDPAPIMDHTLGVVGGNDLARFNLSLNYFDQDGMLPNTAANRYGLRLNTDFNLTSRLTAGADLALRRNWYEESSNQGEVYFRAFHDTPPTVMAKYPDGTYGWSRNNHNPLAYAEAWGTVDRTTYHGTLNTKADYQLFDWLAVRTQASADVDNWDYAYWRNQAEFRDFFDPSIVRRSIDTNRLDRRKSTTREYYLRGQLDLDRTFDRHSVSATLGYDQTQFDWDEIRADRDVFYSNELQEINAGDASRDGNWGTSEAWRLRSGFGRLSYGFDDRYLLELSARYDGSSRFAEGNRFGFFPSVSGAWRISQEHFFNVPWVNELKLRASWGEMGNQNIGLYRYFGSIEFGRDYLFGSTLTPGAAKEDLANRDISWETTEMTDFGIDISLFDGRLSFIGDIYRKVTTGNLIELPIPDIMGLGEPTQNAGSIENRGWEAALNWQDTFRDGSYSLGFNLSDNKNKVLDLKGTGPYINGVFIIQEGLPLGTMWAYEADGLFVDQAEVDAHAQQNPLTGPGDIKFVDQNNDGIINADDRTVVGNDLPRYTVGSNLAASWKGFDVSAFFQGVLKVDAYLEGALVEGPVWENFTTEAWLDRWTPDNPDPHARMPKPALQVHHNFGDRNSFWVQDASYIKLRNAQIGYTLPLSVTERLRIDRMRIYISGQNLLTFTDQDLLLDPEFPSGRGTVYPQTRTISFGTSIGF